The Castanea sativa cultivar Marrone di Chiusa Pesio chromosome 11, ASM4071231v1 genome contains a region encoding:
- the LOC142614851 gene encoding protein RBL isoform X1 has translation MNAPIIDPLQGDFPEVIEEYLEHGVMKCIAFNRRGTLLAAGCSDGNCVIWDFETRGIAKELRDKECNAAITSVCWSKYGHRILVSAADKSLTLWDVVSGERITRTILQQTPLQARLHPGSSTPSLCLACPLSSAPMIVDLTTGSTTVLPVSVPDAGNGLVPASRNKFSDGTPPFTPTAACFNKYGDLVYVGNSKGEILIIDYKTIQVHAMVPVTGGAVIKNIVFSRNGQYLLTNSNDRTLRIYENLLPLKDGRRALDDLEATHKELNGVEKLKAVGSKCLTLFRDFQDSVTKVHWKAPCFSGDGEWVVGGCASKGEHKIYIWDRAGHLVKILEGPKEALIDLAWHPVHPIVVSVSLTGLVYIWAKDYTENWSAFAPDFKELEENEEYVEREDEFDLVPETEKVKESDVNEDDEVDIVTLEKDSAFSDSDMSQDELCFLPAIPSPDVPEQQDKGVESSSKLVDSNHSGSPLSEEAGPNGRATNHASSPLEDNSVADDAGGSRMKRKRKPSEKILELQAEKVKKPLKPSGRLSKVKNKSVADLDNGNGFLGDDVSD, from the exons ATGAACGCACCCATAATCG ATCCACTGCAAGGAGATTTTCCGGAGGTAATAGAAGAGTATTTGGAACATGGGGTCATGAAGTGCATTGCTTTCAATCGCCGTGGCACCCTTCTtgctg CTGGTTGCTCTGATGGAAACTGTGTTATCTGGGATTTCGAAACTAGGGGCATTGCTAAAGAACTCCGCGACAAAGAGTGTAATGCTGCCATAACAAGTGTCTGTTGGTCCAAGTATGGTCACCGTATTCTTGTATCTGCTGCTGACAAGTCGTTGACGCTTTGGGATGTTGTTAGTGGTGAAAGGATTACACGAACAATTTTGCAGCAAACCCCTTTACAAGCTCGACTACATCCTGGTTCCTCCACTCCATCTCTCTGCCTGGCATGCCCCCTCTCATCTGCTCCCATGATAGTTGACTTGACCACTGGAAGCACAACTGTGCTGCCGGTTTCAGTCCCTGATGCAGGCAACGGACTTGTCCCTGCATCACGCAACAAATTCTCAGATGGAACTCCTCCATTCACTCCAACTGCTGCTTGCTTTAACAAGTATGGGGACCTTGTTTATGTAGGGAACTCCAAAGGGGAAATTCTGATAATAGATTACAAAACCATTCAAGTGCATGCCATGGTTCCTGTTACTGGGGGTGCTGTGATCAAGAACATAGTATTCAGCAGAAATGGGCAGTATCTGCTTACAAATTCGAATGATCGGACACTTAGGATCTATGAAAACCTTTTGCCCTTGAAAGATGGGCGTAGAGCTCTTGATGACTTAGAGGCGACCCATAAAGAGCTAAATGGTGTTGAGAAGTTGAAGGCGGTTGGATCAAAGTGCTTAACACTTTTCCGGGACTTTCAAGATTCTGTCACAAAGGTGCACTGGAAAGCACCTTGCTTTAGTGGTGATGGTGAGTGGGTAGTTGGTGGTTGTGCAAGCAAAGGAGAGCACAAGATTTATATATGGGATAGGGCTGGGCATCTTGTGAAAATCCTTGAAGGTCCAAAGGAAGCCTTGATTGACTTAGCATGGCATCCTGTTCACCCCATTGTTGTCTCTGTTTCCCTGACTGGCTTGGTTTATATTTGGGCTAAAGATTATACTGAGAACTGGAGTGCATTTGCTCCTGATTTCAAAGAGCTAGAGGAAAATGAGGAGTATGTAGAACGTGAAGATGAATTTGATCTGGTGCCTGAAACTGAAAAG GTAAAAGAATCAGATGTTAATGAAGATGATGAAGTTGATATAGTGACATTGGAGAAGGATTCGGCTTTCAGTGATTCAGATATGTCCCAAGACGAATTGTGCTTCTTGCCGGCCATCCCTTCTCCTGATGTTCCTGAGCAGCAAGACAAGGGCGTAGAAAGCTCGTCAAAGTTGGTGGACAGTAATCATTCTGGATCCCCTCTTTCAGAAGAGGCTGGACCAAATGGACGTGCAACAAACCATGCATCTAGCCCTCTTGAAG ATAATTCTGTTGCAGATGATGCAGGAGGATCACGCATGAAAAGGAAGCGGAAGCCTTCagagaaaattttggaattgCAGGCAGAGAAGGTCAAGAAACCCTTGAAGCCTTCTGGTAGAttgtcaaaagttaaaaataaatctgTGGCTGATCTGGATAACGGTAATGGTTTTCTTGGGGATGATGTTTCTGATTAG
- the LOC142614851 gene encoding protein RBL isoform X2: MNAPIIDPLQGDFPEVIEEYLEHGVMKCIAFNRRGTLLAAGCSDGNCVIWDFETRGIAKELRDKECNAAITSVCWSKYGHRILVSAADKSLTLWDVVSGERITRTILQQTPLQARLHPGSSTPSLCLACPLSSAPMIVDLTTGSTTVLPVSVPDAGNGLVPASRNKFSDGTPPFTPTAACFNKYGDLVYVGNSKGEILIIDYKTIQVHAMVPVTGGAVIKNIVFSRNGQYLLTNSNDRTLRIYENLLPLKDGRRALDDLEATHKELNGVEKLKAVGSKCLTLFRDFQDSVTKVHWKAPCFSGDGEWVVGGCASKGEHKIYIWDRAGHLVKILEGPKEALIDLAWHPVHPIVVSVSLTGLVYIWAKDYTENWSAFAPDFKELEENEEYVEREDEFDLVPETEKVKESDVNEDDEVDIVTLEKDSAFSDSDMSQDELCFLPAIPSPDVPEQQDKGVESSSKLVDSNHSGSPLSEEAGPNGRATNHASSPLEDDAGGSRMKRKRKPSEKILELQAEKVKKPLKPSGRLSKVKNKSVADLDNGNGFLGDDVSD; this comes from the exons ATGAACGCACCCATAATCG ATCCACTGCAAGGAGATTTTCCGGAGGTAATAGAAGAGTATTTGGAACATGGGGTCATGAAGTGCATTGCTTTCAATCGCCGTGGCACCCTTCTtgctg CTGGTTGCTCTGATGGAAACTGTGTTATCTGGGATTTCGAAACTAGGGGCATTGCTAAAGAACTCCGCGACAAAGAGTGTAATGCTGCCATAACAAGTGTCTGTTGGTCCAAGTATGGTCACCGTATTCTTGTATCTGCTGCTGACAAGTCGTTGACGCTTTGGGATGTTGTTAGTGGTGAAAGGATTACACGAACAATTTTGCAGCAAACCCCTTTACAAGCTCGACTACATCCTGGTTCCTCCACTCCATCTCTCTGCCTGGCATGCCCCCTCTCATCTGCTCCCATGATAGTTGACTTGACCACTGGAAGCACAACTGTGCTGCCGGTTTCAGTCCCTGATGCAGGCAACGGACTTGTCCCTGCATCACGCAACAAATTCTCAGATGGAACTCCTCCATTCACTCCAACTGCTGCTTGCTTTAACAAGTATGGGGACCTTGTTTATGTAGGGAACTCCAAAGGGGAAATTCTGATAATAGATTACAAAACCATTCAAGTGCATGCCATGGTTCCTGTTACTGGGGGTGCTGTGATCAAGAACATAGTATTCAGCAGAAATGGGCAGTATCTGCTTACAAATTCGAATGATCGGACACTTAGGATCTATGAAAACCTTTTGCCCTTGAAAGATGGGCGTAGAGCTCTTGATGACTTAGAGGCGACCCATAAAGAGCTAAATGGTGTTGAGAAGTTGAAGGCGGTTGGATCAAAGTGCTTAACACTTTTCCGGGACTTTCAAGATTCTGTCACAAAGGTGCACTGGAAAGCACCTTGCTTTAGTGGTGATGGTGAGTGGGTAGTTGGTGGTTGTGCAAGCAAAGGAGAGCACAAGATTTATATATGGGATAGGGCTGGGCATCTTGTGAAAATCCTTGAAGGTCCAAAGGAAGCCTTGATTGACTTAGCATGGCATCCTGTTCACCCCATTGTTGTCTCTGTTTCCCTGACTGGCTTGGTTTATATTTGGGCTAAAGATTATACTGAGAACTGGAGTGCATTTGCTCCTGATTTCAAAGAGCTAGAGGAAAATGAGGAGTATGTAGAACGTGAAGATGAATTTGATCTGGTGCCTGAAACTGAAAAG GTAAAAGAATCAGATGTTAATGAAGATGATGAAGTTGATATAGTGACATTGGAGAAGGATTCGGCTTTCAGTGATTCAGATATGTCCCAAGACGAATTGTGCTTCTTGCCGGCCATCCCTTCTCCTGATGTTCCTGAGCAGCAAGACAAGGGCGTAGAAAGCTCGTCAAAGTTGGTGGACAGTAATCATTCTGGATCCCCTCTTTCAGAAGAGGCTGGACCAAATGGACGTGCAACAAACCATGCATCTAGCCCTCTTGAAG ATGATGCAGGAGGATCACGCATGAAAAGGAAGCGGAAGCCTTCagagaaaattttggaattgCAGGCAGAGAAGGTCAAGAAACCCTTGAAGCCTTCTGGTAGAttgtcaaaagttaaaaataaatctgTGGCTGATCTGGATAACGGTAATGGTTTTCTTGGGGATGATGTTTCTGATTAG